The genomic stretch ctagcgccacctgggaagtaccaTGGATACAACATTTAAGGTTAACTGAGCTGGAAACAGACACACTGATGTTCATATGCTGACaagctttgaaattttaaaattttaaattattttcttctattatcCAATACATTTGGCTTCCTACTACAGTCCCTACTTTTACTTATTTTGGGGGACAGTTTTGTAAAAGAATGAtgaaacataaaaagagaaattataaagAAACAAGCACATATATCTAAAATACAATGTAAAGATTAAGATTTCAAGAAAATAGAGttgtgaattttttaaactattttatataagACTGAATATAGAATGGGAATGAGGGGATCTCCACTCAAATTTTCAAAGGGAtacttccaaagaaataaatatatacatatctctTAAGAGATTATCTCCAAGTTATCTGGATCCCAAAAAGGCACATTTACAGAGTGAAACGTTCATTAAATTGAGAggcaaaagtgaaaatgaaattctCTTTTCTGATACAGTAACCCACTTGGCAGCTCCTCTTCCTTACCACTTTGACTCTGTCCATCATCCTGTCACCCACCTAGCACATCATTCCCAGATGCTGCATCCCAGCTTATCCCCAGCCTTACTTATCACCTGGCTGCCTACACAATAAATGTACCAAAGCTGTGGGGAAATACATAATATCAACATACTGAAATCAAAGCAATGAATTTATTGGTAATAATAGTCTTTGACATGACATCAGAAGACACTGGTTTTATTTCTGAGCCGCCAATTGTTTGATTAGGACAAATTAACATTTCTAAGTTTCcatttcctcattcataaaaataaagatatcacCCACCTTCATAAAGTTTTGCTAAAtactaattaaaaaattaaaattcaattaaGATAATCCTATATGTTATAGAAACTAAGCATTATTACTATGGTAAACTGCCAAGATTTGAAAGAGCctaactaaaagaaataaataaccaTAAGAGAGGTTGATttatattcaaaattaaattgTACTCTTTAAATAGGCTGTGACTTTGAAATCTCATTAGAAGTTTTCCTCCATGGGGAACTTACCACCTCTACCACCTCTGCCacctctgcctcttcctcctccttgacCTCCCCTGCCACCACCTCTCGGAGGTCCCTTTTCACCAGGAGGTCGAGGTAGAAACCTCTGCAACGGCAGCAGCTTATATGGGTCTATATAAAACTGGaagtaaaatagaaacaattaGTGTGAGGAGCTGGGGGGTAATACAATATAATAATTAAGAACCGACACACTAAACTCAAAACTGCCTGGGTCAAATCCCAACCCTCTAACTTCACTAGTGATACACTGAGGAAGTCTCAAGTGCTTTTAAGTAAAACTGTCCTAAGGTAGGTCATTCATTTATAAAACCAAGGATCTAGGTGTTAGCTCGACTCAccttctgtaattttttaaaggaagatgcTTTCATGTTCTCTGATAATTTAACTGAAAAatactattaattttattaaggAATAAGCAATTATAATAAAAGATAATCTTCTGAATTcacatgtcatttttaaaataacaaggtTAGAATATACAGAAATATTCACGAAAAGTAAGAAATGAGTTTCCAAACAGAAgtgaagtttttgttttaaaacttccAGGTCCACCATACTATTGCAGTAGCATCATCATTATCGAAGCAAAGTAACTCAAATGGCACTGATCCAAATGATAATCATTTCTAAAAGCTTTCAAAAAGGAAGGCACACTTAAGAGGCCTATCTTTTCAATTTACGTGGAAATATATTCCCCTATCTTGAttctcctttatggtccaatctTAGCAATACTGCATCCACTTCGGTGAAGCACCAAGTTCAGTTTAATCAATACTTatctccagaaaaaaacaaatcatgACCTTTCAACAGGATTGCTacatcttccaattaaaaaggATACAAAATCTCTAAGCTGTCCAAATATTTCATCCACTTTTccaatttgttctttgttttctaaataaactGGAGCATTGAAATAAGGTACTTTATTTTCAtctgtggtacatttacacacTATGTCATCTTCACAAGGGTGCAGGAACTCTCCTAATACTAAAATAGGacataaaattgttaaaatataaaacagtttcAAATGATATTGACCAACCTCTTCTAGAAGCTTTCCTCTTGGCTGCCTGGGATTTCACCAGCAAAAAAGCCTTCCTGGTTTAGTACCAACTCCACAAAATACTAGCTATGTGAGTAATACTAGATTACTAGACCCTGGGGTAAGGGTCTCACCTTTTCTATTCTTCAGTGTCTTCATCTTTAATATAGGGCTAACAACAAAACCCTCGGCTAACACCTAGTACTGTGAGGATTAAGCACAACAATGTGTCAAGTGCTTAGAAAGTGCCTGGCATATTGAGACCACTCAACCTGTAAGTCATTTTGTtatagttactattattatttgattAAATGCTATGCTTCATTCTAttgtctcttcttccttctccccatccATAACTCTAAGATAGTCTGTTGTTCTCCtgcctttccccccccccccttcccctTTTAAAACTTCCCACTACCACCTTTTCACTGACTCTTCAATCCTTACCAAGAAAGTCTGGAATTTCATATAACTACCTTTATATCTAACTTATATCCACCCCAAACTAAAATACTCACCATATTCCTATAAAACTAACTCTCAATTCCCATCACCCAAGTTCAAAATCAAGaatcttttatttctagtattagTCAAGTTCTAAGTTTGTTTCCACTGAGATTTCTCTCCCATCTaacccttccttttttcttcactttcgcAATGCTCTCAATGTGTCATGCATGGACTGTTACGGGACAGGACGTTTGATTCTAGCCACTGACCTCTACACCATTTTGCATACGATCCAACTTTCTCTTCATATATTAGGCTCTATTTATCCTGTCTCTTCTTTAATGCAGGCTTCTACTGTCAAATTTCTGTCTCACTTTCTAAAACTTCCACCCTATCTCTTTGATAATTACCCCAAAACTGCTCTAATTaggtctttattattttttttactcctCTCTGCAGTTTCCCTTCTCAGCAAGttgtggggtttgttttttttttaaactcacttCACTTACTTAAGAGTGGCAATTAAGAGTCAGGAAACTTGGCTTTGTATCTCAAATATATCCCTTACTGATCACTCATCACTATGACCCTAGCAAATAAACTTAACTCTgaatcagttttcttatctgtaaaatgggaacagtacGGGTAAGGACATAACATACCTATTTATATCTCCCTTTCAGCCAAAACGCTAGTTCTATATCCATGATGCATTTTAGCTGTCCTTCAGCTTTCTTACTTTCTACAGCACGATTTGAAGGCAGCTTACCGCCTCTCCGTAGGCCTGATTCCACAACTAAGAACCAACCCCCTGAGAAAGACAGCTGCTGCATCTGCCTTTCAGCACCAGACTCCTAGTCAAACTTACTAATAACACAGACCTACAACCTCCGCCCCCAAGCAGGCCAAGCTCTGAAGCCTACATACAAACTACTTGTTCTGGAGGTCCTTGGTCTTGGCCTTTGTTAAAGCCTCCGCGGCCGCCCCCTCGTCCGAATCCTCCTCTGCCGCCGCCGCC from Ovis canadensis isolate MfBH-ARS-UI-01 breed Bighorn chromosome 6, ARS-UI_OviCan_v2, whole genome shotgun sequence encodes the following:
- the GAR1 gene encoding H/ACA ribonucleoprotein complex subunit 1 isoform X2, whose protein sequence is MSFRGGGRGGFNRGGGFGRGGGSNNHFRGGGGVLGEFLHPCEDDIVCKCTTDENKVPYFNAPVYLENKEQIGKVDEIFGQLRDFYFSVKLSENMKASSFKKLQKFYIDPYKLLPLQRFLPRPPGEKGPPRGGGRGGQGGGRGRGGRGGRGGGFRGGRGGGGFRGGRGGGGFRGRGH
- the GAR1 gene encoding H/ACA ribonucleoprotein complex subunit 1 isoform X1; amino-acid sequence: MSFRGGGRGGFNRGGGFGRGGGSNNHFRGGGGGNFRGGGGRGGFGRGGGRGGFNKGQDQGPPEQVVLLGEFLHPCEDDIVCKCTTDENKVPYFNAPVYLENKEQIGKVDEIFGQLRDFYFSVKLSENMKASSFKKLQKFYIDPYKLLPLQRFLPRPPGEKGPPRGGGRGGQGGGRGRGGRGGRGGGFRGGRGGGGFRGGRGGGGFRGRGH